Below is a genomic region from Catenuloplanes atrovinosus.
GCGCGCAGCAACTGGATCCCGCGGCGGACCAGGAGGGCGGGCGGCTTGCGCCGTTCGGTCAGATCGCGACCGAGCCGGCGGGCGAACGTCACCGTCCGAGGTCGCCGAAGCGCATATGCCTCCGCGAGTAGCCCTAGGTCCCGCAACTCGCGTACGATCTCGGCGGCAAATATCCCCTCGGCTATAAAAATTGGCGAACCGGCCAGATCGAGTAGCCGAGTGGCTATCCGCCGATCTACCCCAATCGCGTAAACCGGCACTTCGGCCCTACCGGTCTCGGCCAGGCGGGCGATCGTCTCGACCGCCATGGCAGAATCCCAGGCTTGAGGCGACTCCCAATCCGTACCTTCGGACGTCCGAGGTAGCGTCGGGTCGTCGCCATCCTTGTAAAAGTCGTCAAGGCAAAGCACAGGAAATCCGGCTCGCCGGGCTATGTAGGACTTGCCGGACCCGGAAGGGCCGGCCAGCAGAACGACGCGGGCAG
It encodes:
- a CDS encoding uridine kinase family protein; this encodes MTSSPARVVLLAGPSGSGKSYIARRAGFPVLCLDDFYKDGDDPTLPRTSEGTDWESPQAWDSAMAVETIARLAETGRAEVPVYAIGVDRRIATRLLDLAGSPIFIAEGIFAAEIVRELRDLGLLAEAYALRRPRTVTFARRLGRDLTERRKPPALLVRRGIQLLRAEPVVLRRQVALGCRAASAGRIVREVRAMAGAPETTGTHGEPATT